One segment of Parvularcula sp. IMCC14364 DNA contains the following:
- a CDS encoding NUDIX hydrolase, which yields MTGRKIVHDPPVQRGPWLVHGEETVFENPWLALKRYPVTQPNTHAPGEYGVVHFKNVAVGVLPLDEDGHTYLVGQHRFAFDAYSWELPEGGGRLDTLPEDTARREMEEETGLVPSALMPLGSWQTSNSVTDERAVAFIATGLKAGQTAPDPSEVLALRRLKFADLLALVMQGEIADAFTVLMVQTAVLKAQAGLLPAEISRHLLTQD from the coding sequence GTGACGGGCCGCAAGATTGTCCATGATCCGCCTGTGCAACGTGGGCCATGGCTGGTGCATGGTGAAGAGACGGTCTTTGAAAATCCATGGCTGGCTCTGAAACGCTATCCCGTCACGCAGCCCAACACCCATGCGCCGGGTGAATACGGCGTGGTGCATTTCAAAAATGTCGCTGTCGGGGTTCTGCCACTTGATGAAGACGGTCACACCTATCTCGTGGGCCAGCACCGCTTTGCTTTTGATGCCTATAGCTGGGAATTGCCGGAAGGCGGTGGCCGACTGGATACGCTGCCAGAGGACACAGCCCGCCGCGAAATGGAAGAGGAGACTGGACTTGTGCCATCGGCTCTCATGCCACTTGGCAGTTGGCAGACTTCCAATTCGGTGACCGATGAGCGGGCAGTTGCCTTCATCGCAACAGGGTTAAAAGCCGGGCAGACAGCGCCGGACCCATCAGAAGTTCTTGCGCTGCGCAGACTGAAATTCGCAGACCTTCTCGCGCTTGTGATGCAAGGGGAGATAGCTGATGCATTTACAGTGCTGATGGTACAGACTGCTGTCCTGAAAGCACAGGCAGGGTTGCTGCCTGCAGAAATCAGTCGGCACCTGCTGACACAGGACTGA
- a CDS encoding IS5 family transposase produces MSWNETTRTYYDRSFLRYASDLTDDEWALIEPEIPLPNRMGRPRKWPMREIMNALLYIASTGCQWRMLPRDFPPFSTVQKYFYWWRDDRLLEKINHRLLFECREAHGRSPHPSAGVIDSQSVKTTESGGITGFDAGKNIKGRKRHILTDTEGFLVTALVHAADVQDRDGAPAVLMEARDKFPWLRHIFADGGYAGDKLKRKLKKVGPFRMEIIKRSDKMKGFKVLPRRWVVERTFAWLGRSRRLAKDWERCWTSAIAWLFMAHIRIATRRLARACFI; encoded by the coding sequence ATGAGTTGGAATGAAACCACCCGCACATATTATGACCGCAGTTTCCTGCGCTATGCAAGTGATCTGACGGACGACGAATGGGCTTTGATTGAACCTGAAATACCTCTTCCAAATCGGATGGGGCGTCCTCGCAAGTGGCCGATGCGGGAGATCATGAACGCCTTGTTGTATATCGCGTCTACTGGCTGCCAATGGCGCATGTTACCAAGGGATTTCCCGCCTTTTTCGACGGTTCAGAAATATTTTTATTGGTGGCGTGATGACAGATTGCTGGAAAAGATCAATCACCGCCTGCTGTTTGAATGCCGCGAAGCACACGGCAGAAGCCCACACCCCAGCGCAGGTGTGATCGATAGCCAGTCGGTTAAAACCACAGAAAGTGGCGGTATTACTGGCTTTGACGCGGGCAAAAATATAAAAGGCCGCAAGCGGCATATTCTGACGGATACGGAAGGCTTTCTGGTGACAGCACTTGTGCATGCCGCGGATGTACAGGATCGCGACGGCGCACCAGCGGTGTTGATGGAAGCGCGAGACAAATTTCCATGGCTTCGCCATATCTTTGCCGATGGTGGCTATGCGGGAGATAAGCTAAAGCGCAAACTTAAAAAAGTCGGTCCATTCCGGATGGAAATCATCAAGCGATCCGATAAAATGAAAGGCTTTAAAGTCCTGCCCCGGCGATGGGTCGTAGAACGCACATTCGCATGGTTAGGGCGATCACGCCGTCTCGCCAAGGATTGGGAACGATGCTGGACCTCAGCTATCGCATGGCTATTCATGGCTCACATCCGTATCGCAACAAGACGACTGGCAAGAGCATGTTTCATATGA
- a CDS encoding peptidylprolyl isomerase, producing MMLKKLITVFATLGLMGCETIDGGLLNLNPDPDAAPAVEAELAEESEMAAASDNEAPLPDEVAVPEEQVRGPGVIIAEAGVDDWVPVDPENTLYIDIPQGRIVVQLTPDLAQAHVKQVKQLAREGYYDGLNFYRVVQGFVAQGGDESGDRRIRTAAPFMQAEFDEPIPRGLAFTPLGNADGYADQVGFINGFPAGMSRRERKVWLAHCTGAFAFGRGNERDSAATEFYITLQPQRYLDRNLTVFGRVIWGMEHVQSITRGEPGNGGVIADATKWTPIRAFRVAADVPEQERLQLETFNTNTDLFRELLEARRNRPEAFFYYRPDFLDLCQMPLPVRMTPNG from the coding sequence ATGATGCTGAAAAAACTGATAACTGTTTTTGCCACGCTGGGGTTGATGGGGTGTGAAACCATTGATGGTGGTCTGCTCAACCTGAACCCGGACCCGGACGCAGCCCCTGCTGTTGAAGCAGAACTTGCCGAAGAATCAGAAATGGCGGCAGCGTCCGATAATGAAGCGCCGTTGCCCGACGAGGTGGCCGTGCCCGAAGAGCAGGTGCGCGGACCCGGTGTTATTATTGCGGAGGCGGGCGTCGATGACTGGGTGCCTGTTGATCCTGAAAACACTCTGTATATTGATATACCACAGGGGCGCATCGTCGTGCAGCTCACGCCGGATCTGGCACAGGCGCATGTGAAACAGGTCAAGCAACTGGCCAGAGAAGGCTATTATGATGGCCTGAATTTTTACCGCGTGGTGCAGGGGTTTGTGGCGCAAGGCGGCGATGAAAGCGGCGACCGCAGAATTCGCACGGCAGCGCCATTCATGCAGGCCGAGTTCGACGAACCGATCCCGCGCGGACTGGCGTTCACACCACTTGGCAATGCGGATGGCTATGCCGATCAGGTCGGGTTTATCAATGGCTTTCCAGCCGGGATGAGCCGCCGGGAGAGAAAAGTCTGGCTCGCGCATTGTACCGGGGCGTTCGCTTTCGGGCGTGGTAACGAGCGCGACAGTGCCGCGACGGAGTTTTACATTACATTGCAGCCACAGCGCTATCTCGACCGTAACCTGACCGTTTTTGGCCGGGTTATCTGGGGGATGGAGCATGTGCAATCCATCACGCGTGGTGAGCCGGGTAATGGCGGTGTTATTGCGGATGCAACCAAGTGGACGCCCATTCGCGCTTTCCGGGTTGCTGCAGATGTGCCCGAGCAGGAACGGCTGCAACTTGAAACATTCAATACGAACACAGACCTGTTCCGTGAATTACTGGAGGCGCGCCGTAACCGTCCGGAAGCATTCTTTTATTACCGCCCGGACTTTCTGGACCTCTGCCAGATGCCATTGCCAGTTCGCATGACACCAAACGGCTAA
- a CDS encoding TadE/TadG family type IV pilus assembly protein — protein sequence MEFVMVLPLLLLLLAASIEFSSYFTVSRRAEMSNNSMLQILADQGAGQAGVMHHVWFVPSLINHTAQYEWSWHGGSEWRTPFGFTQIIYQKKDPDCEDDDCEMQPVRDFIFQFALDARNCNVTPLEAGAPITSLQSAPSAVSAEELPLFVVGHEARYRPMLGSGVLNTVGDGYIRIKRYGFAMRYDGQPYEYPNNSHGMYRQC from the coding sequence ATGGAGTTTGTGATGGTTTTGCCGCTGTTGCTTCTGCTTCTGGCCGCGTCTATCGAGTTTTCCAGCTATTTCACTGTGTCGCGAAGAGCCGAGATGTCTAATAATTCAATGTTGCAAATTCTGGCTGACCAGGGCGCAGGGCAAGCCGGTGTAATGCATCATGTATGGTTTGTGCCCTCCTTGATTAACCATACGGCGCAATATGAATGGAGTTGGCATGGAGGATCGGAGTGGAGAACTCCCTTTGGGTTCACACAGATTATTTACCAAAAGAAAGACCCAGATTGTGAAGATGATGACTGTGAAATGCAACCGGTCAGGGATTTTATCTTTCAATTTGCTCTGGACGCACGCAATTGTAATGTTACACCATTAGAAGCTGGCGCACCAATTACAAGCCTGCAAAGCGCACCTTCCGCCGTTAGCGCTGAAGAGTTACCACTTTTTGTAGTAGGGCATGAGGCTCGTTATCGGCCCATGCTTGGAAGTGGTGTTCTCAACACTGTTGGTGATGGATATATCCGTATAAAGCGTTATGGCTTCGCCATGCGTTATGATGGTCAGCCGTACGAGTATCCTAATAATAGTCATGGTATGTACCGACAGTGCTGA
- the cysE gene encoding serine O-acetyltransferase: MASETAPAQNGSAKDTNVIELNVEKTWARMRVEASAAAAQEPILASFLNATILHHNSYTAALSYRLSQKVADREMNAMLWREVCDEAFSAEPAIVTAALADIHAVYERDPACRELMQPFLYFKGYQAIQLQRISSWLWRNDREALALFLQSRMSELFSIDIHPAARLGQGLFLDHAHNVVIGETAVVGDDVSMLHGVTLGGTGKESADRHPKIGNGVLIGSGAKVLGNIQVGDNAKIASGSVVLEEVPAGCTVAGIPAKVVGKCPDQEPAKEMKHGLWVI, from the coding sequence ATGGCATCTGAAACAGCCCCGGCGCAAAACGGCTCAGCCAAAGACACGAATGTGATTGAATTGAATGTTGAAAAGACATGGGCGCGAATGCGTGTGGAAGCATCCGCCGCTGCCGCCCAGGAGCCTATCCTGGCGAGCTTTCTTAATGCCACGATCCTGCACCATAATTCGTATACCGCCGCCCTGTCATACAGGTTGTCACAGAAGGTGGCAGACCGGGAAATGAATGCCATGTTATGGCGGGAAGTCTGCGATGAAGCGTTCTCGGCAGAGCCTGCCATCGTGACAGCAGCACTGGCTGATATCCATGCTGTCTACGAGCGGGATCCGGCCTGCCGGGAGTTGATGCAGCCGTTTTTGTATTTCAAGGGCTATCAGGCCATTCAGTTACAGCGCATTTCAAGCTGGCTGTGGCGCAATGACCGTGAGGCGCTGGCGCTGTTTTTGCAATCACGCATGTCCGAGTTGTTCAGTATAGATATTCACCCTGCAGCCAGACTCGGACAGGGCCTGTTTCTGGACCATGCCCATAATGTGGTGATTGGTGAAACTGCTGTGGTGGGGGATGATGTGTCCATGCTGCATGGCGTCACGCTGGGGGGGACGGGCAAGGAAAGTGCCGATCGCCATCCGAAAATCGGCAATGGGGTGCTCATTGGCTCTGGCGCAAAAGTGCTCGGCAATATCCAGGTTGGGGATAATGCCAAGATCGCCTCAGGCTCCGTCGTTCTGGAGGAAGTGCCCGCAGGCTGCACGGTGGCTGGTATCCCGGCCAAAGTGGTCGGCAAATGTCCGGATCAGGAGCCAGCCAAGGAAATGAAACACGGCCTCTGGGTTATTTGA
- a CDS encoding TadE/TadG family type IV pilus assembly protein, with protein MKLVKKIRSFILDQTGQFAMITALAMVPLIGLAGAAVDFSYVYMVRMNLERSADAAVIAAVATARRNADNMTRAELETEMQNIANNMFRNGLSKEVNKENLSYNIASGVDGGTINAQVSYTYNYATKFMNILGQNKISTKGIAEGKGSIGSYTDFNVILDVSESMGIGASPSDIQYMHDLGAQTWTHNKPCAFACHNNISQWRKHPIEIRMDVANEAMQDALDIIEEKKHPDSVIRIGFYTFDRSLTEVIDPDKDDRSDNYSWVAGEFDRHAVLKGRGHPTRIDRSISEVASYIPVSGIGELEESPKQIALLITDGADFIATGDPEFNSSDPWYPWGGGRRATAVNPKACKGLKDNGVELYVLYTTYFPANNGYSSGKLSEWFGTTGHTLNLTHLKDCATSKDHFYEASDSQTLRVAMNEIFKEVSTPTHLSK; from the coding sequence ATGAAATTAGTAAAAAAAATTCGTTCTTTCATACTTGATCAGACTGGGCAGTTCGCCATGATCACAGCTCTGGCAATGGTTCCCTTAATTGGTCTTGCCGGAGCCGCCGTGGATTTCTCATACGTATACATGGTGCGTATGAACCTTGAACGCTCAGCTGACGCTGCTGTGATCGCGGCTGTCGCCACAGCACGTCGAAATGCTGACAACATGACTCGCGCCGAGCTTGAAACCGAAATGCAGAACATTGCTAACAACATGTTCCGAAATGGCCTTTCAAAAGAAGTTAACAAGGAAAACCTTTCGTACAATATTGCTAGTGGCGTTGATGGCGGTACTATCAATGCACAAGTATCGTACACTTATAACTACGCCACAAAATTCATGAACATACTTGGCCAAAACAAAATCTCGACCAAAGGAATTGCTGAAGGCAAGGGCTCTATTGGCTCCTATACAGATTTCAATGTAATTCTCGATGTATCAGAGTCTATGGGTATCGGCGCCAGCCCTTCTGATATTCAGTATATGCATGATCTAGGGGCACAAACATGGACGCATAACAAACCATGCGCTTTTGCCTGCCATAATAATATAAGCCAATGGCGCAAGCATCCAATCGAAATTCGAATGGACGTTGCCAATGAAGCAATGCAGGATGCCTTGGATATTATTGAAGAAAAAAAGCATCCGGATAGCGTTATTCGTATCGGGTTTTACACTTTCGACCGGTCGCTTACTGAAGTCATAGATCCAGACAAAGACGATCGTAGTGATAACTATTCATGGGTTGCTGGTGAATTTGACCGACATGCTGTATTGAAGGGGCGTGGCCACCCTACCAGGATTGACCGATCCATCAGCGAAGTAGCTAGTTATATTCCAGTATCTGGCATAGGCGAACTTGAAGAAAGCCCGAAACAGATTGCCCTACTTATTACAGACGGTGCCGATTTCATTGCCACTGGTGACCCTGAATTCAATTCCAGCGACCCATGGTATCCCTGGGGCGGTGGAAGGCGTGCAACGGCTGTTAATCCGAAAGCCTGCAAGGGTTTGAAAGATAACGGTGTCGAACTCTACGTTTTGTACACAACTTACTTTCCGGCAAATAACGGCTACAGTTCTGGCAAGCTCTCCGAGTGGTTCGGTACTACCGGTCATACGCTCAACCTGACTCACCTCAAAGACTGCGCGACCAGTAAGGATCATTTCTATGAGGCATCTGATTCTCAAACCCTCCGGGTTGCCATGAACGAGATTTTCAAAGAAGTTTCTACACCAACGCACCTTAGCAAGTGA